The following proteins are encoded in a genomic region of Arachis ipaensis cultivar K30076 chromosome B02, Araip1.1, whole genome shotgun sequence:
- the LOC107626382 gene encoding tyrosine--tRNA ligase 1, cytoplasmic: protein MRIVNLCGGGGGGGDRCSSSTSDQNSASQLTLDQKFAIVRSIGEECIQEDELRNLLDKKPEPVCYDGFEPSGRMHIAQGVMKAINVNKLISAGCRVKIWIADWFAKLNNKMGGDLKKIETVGNYFIEIWKAVGMDLDGGKVEFLWSSKEINARADEYWPLVLDIAQKNNLKRILRCSQIMGRSEQDELTAAQIFYPCMQCADIFYLKADICQLGMDQRKVNVLAREYCDDIKRKNKPIILSHHMLPGLLQGQEKMSKSDTSSSIFMEDEEAEVNVKIKKAYCPPQIVEGNPCLEYIKYLVLPWFHEFTVERSESNGGNKTFKTFEELTAAYESGEVHPGDLKPALSKALNKILEPVRQHFKNDKNAKELLKKIKAYRVTK from the exons ATGAGAATTGTGAATCTATGTGGTGGTGGCGGCGGCGGCGGTGATCGGTGCAGTTCCAGCACTTCCGATCAAAATTCAGCTTCTCA GTTGACCTTAGATCAGAAGTTTGCTATTGTGAGGAGTATTGGAGAGGAGTGCATTCAAGAAGACGAACTCCGAAACCTCCTTGACAAGAAACCCGAGCCAGTTTGCTATGATGGATTTGAACCTTCTGGAAGAATGCACATTGCtcag GGAGTGATGAAGGCAATCAATGTGAACAAGCTGATATCTGCTGGCTGCCGCGTTAAAATCTGGATCGCAGATTGGTTTGCCAAGCTAAATAACAAAATGGGGGGAGACTTGAAGAAAATTGAGACAGTGGGTAATTACTTCATTGAGATCTGGAAAGCTGTTGGGATGGATTTGGATGGAGGAAAAGTTGAGTTCCTGTGGTCATCGAAAGAAATTAATGCAAGGGCTGATGAGTACTGGCCTCTTGTGTTGGATATAGCTCAGAAGAACAACCTAAAAAGGATTCTCAG GTGTAGCCAAATTATGGGAAGAAGTGAACAGGATGAGTTGACTGCTGCTCAGATATTTTATCCATGCATGCAGTGTGCTGACATATTTTACCTCAAG GCTGACATCTGCCAACTGGGAATGGATCAGCGAAAAGTGAATGTACTTGCTAGAGAATATTGCGATGACATTAAGAGAAAGAACAAGCCCATTATTCTGTCCCACC ACATGCTGCCCGGTCTACTGCAAGGGCAAGAAAAGATGTCAAAAAGTGATACGTCTTCTTCCATTTTCATGGAAGATGAGGAG GCCGAAGTGAATGTGAAGATAAAGAAGGCATATTGCCCACCACAGATAGTGGAAGGAAACCCATGTTTGGAGTACATTAAATATCTTGTCTTACCATGGTTTCATGAGTTCACAGTGGAGCGTAGTGAAAGTAATGGTGGTAACAA GACATTCAAAACCTTTGAAGAGCTGACCGCCGCGTATGAAAGTGGGGAAGTACATCCAGGTGACCTCAAGCCAGCTTTGTCGAAGGCATTGAATAAAATTCTGGAG CCGGTAAGGCAACACTTCAAAAATGACAAAAATGCTAAAGAGCTTCTTAAAAAGATTAAG GCTTACAGGGTCACCAAGTAA
- the LOC107626381 gene encoding uncharacterized protein LOC107626381 — protein sequence MTESTSRPVGGTEFSWCKAVPGGTGITVLGLILSKPPTISFLQNALNDIQNSHPILRSKIHFDDSTNTFHFVTQQTPYVEIQPYDHQSASQIIQTQSNGHDQIEPFHALFEHELNVNTWRDHSEGEIDAMFASAYAIEDDRLAVFLRLHTAVCDRVTSTALLGELIERLRIGGDGGGRKMEVEEMNVALEDLVPEEKKRKPFWARGFDMLGYSLNGFRLGNLNFVDADSPRSSRILRLRFNEEETKNLIDACKSRGIKLCGALAAAGMIASWTSKNLPDYQREKYGMVTLIDCRSMLDPVLSRDHVGFYHSAIMNTHDVCKETLWELAERIYTSFANAKNSNKHFTDMSDLNFLMLKAIENPGLTPSSSLRTSLISVFEDPIVDDSAGIRQELGVEDYLSCGSLHGIGTSMSLFDTIKDGKLDCAFVYPSPLHSREQIQELIDHMKSILLNGCKIE from the exons ATGACCGAGTCAACGAGTCGACCCGTTGGCGGCACCGAGTTCAGCTGGTGCAAGGCTGTTCCCGGTGGCACTGGAATCACTGTACTAGGCCTCATCCTCTCTAAACCACCAACCATCTCGTTTCTCCAAAATGCCCTCAACGATATCCAAAATTCCCATCCTATCCTCCGCTCAAAAATCCACTTCGACGATTCCACCAACACCTTCCACTTCGTTACTCAACAAACTCCCTACGTTGAAATCCAACCGTACGATCACCAATCAGCTTCCCAAATCATCCAAACCCAATCCAACGGACACGATCAAATCGAGCCCTTCCACGCTCTCTTCGAGCACGAGCTGAATGTGAACACGTGGCGCGATCACAGCGAGGGAGAGATCGACGCGATGTTTGCGAGCGCGTACGCGATCGAAGATGACCGGTTAGCGGTGTTCCTCCGCCTGCACACGGCGGTCTGTGACCGAGTTACTTCAACGGCGCTGTTAGGGGAGCTGATCGAGCGGTTGCGCATCGGCGGCGATGGCGGCGGAAGGAAGATGGAAGTGGAAGAGATGAACGTGGCGCTTGAGGATCTGGTTCCTGAAGAGAAAAAGAGGAAACCGTTTTGGGCGCGTGGATTTGACATGCTTGGCTATTCGTTGAACGGGTTCAGGCTTGGGAATTTGAATTTCGTAGATGCTGATTCGCCAAGAAGCTCTAGGATTCTGAGGTTGCGATTCAACGAAGAAGAAACCAAAAATCTAATTGAT GCATGCAAATCAAGAGGAATTAAGCTCTGTGGAGCACTTGCAGCAGCTGGAATGATTGCTTCATGGACCTCTAAGAATCTTCCTGATTATCAAAGGGAAAAATATGGTATGGTTACCCTTATCGATTGCCGTTCGATGCTCGATCCTGTTCTTTCCAGGGACCATGTTG GTTTTTACCATTCTGCAATCATGAACACACATGATGTGTGTAAAGAAACCCTATGGGAACTAGCAGAGAGAATCTACACATCCTTTGCAAATGCTAAGAACAGCAACAAGCATTTCACAGACATGTCTGACCTCAACTTCCTCATGCTCAAGGCTATTGAAAACCCAGGTTTGACGCCGTCATCATCGCTTAGAACTTCATTGATCTCTGTGTTCGAAGACCCCATTGTCGATGATTCGGCCGGAATTCGTCAAGAGCTTGGGGTGGAGGACTATCTAAGTTGTGGCTCCTTACATGGTATAGGAACATCCATGTCCTTATTTGACACCATTAAGGATGGAAAATTGGATTGTGCTTTTGTGTATCCATCACCACTTCATTCAAGAGAGCAGATTCAAGAATTAATTGATCATATGAAGAGTATACTTCTGAATGGTTGTAAGATTGAATGA